In Elephas maximus indicus isolate mEleMax1 chromosome 7, mEleMax1 primary haplotype, whole genome shotgun sequence, the following proteins share a genomic window:
- the LOC126079575 gene encoding olfactory receptor 1013-like, which produces MEEKNFTKVKEFILLGFTVDLRLQRGLFFIFLVIYVISLLGNITLISPICADSRIHTPMYFFIGNLSFLDVWYSIVYTPKILVTCISEDKSISFAGCLAQFLFSTGLGYSECYLLAAVAYDRYVAISNPLIYSQAMSPRLCTSLVAASYLGGFINSTIITSETFTLNFCSNNIIDDFFCDLPPLVKLACDVKDSYQAVLYFLLATNVIAPTVLIVASYLFIIAAILKIRSTQGHLKAFSTCGSHLTAVTLYYDSILFIYSRPTTSYTLERDKLVSVLCTVVFPVLNPLIYSLRNKDVKYALKKMLDRAKFS; this is translated from the coding sequence ATGGAAGAGAAAAATTTTACCAAAGTGAAGGAGTTCATACTTTTAGGGTTTACAGTCGATTTGAGGTTACAGAGAGGGCTCTTTTTCATCTTCCTGGTCATTTATGTCATCAGTCTCTTAGGGAACATCACCCTGATTTCTCCGATCTGTGCTGATTCACGGatccacacacccatgtatttcTTCATTGGGAACCTGTCATTCCTGGATGTCTGGTATTCCATTGTCTACACCCCGAAGATCCTAGTGACCTGCATCTCTGAGGACAAAAGCATCTCCTTTGCTGGCTGCCTGGCTCAGTTCCTCTTCTCTACTGGGCTGGGATATAGTGAGTGTTACTTGTTGGCTGCCGTggcttatgaccgctatgtggccatctccaATCCCCTGATTTATTCCCAAGCTATGTCCCCAAGGTTATGTACCAGTCTTGTTGCAGCTTCATACCTTGGTGGCTTTATTAACTCAACCATCATCACCAGTGAAACATTTACTCTGAACTTCTGTAGCAACAATATCATTGAtgatttcttctgtgatcttcccCCACTTGTGAAGTTGGCATGTGATGTAAAGGACAGTTATCAGGCTGTGCTATATTTCTTACTTGCCACCAATGTCATTGCTCCCACTGTACTTATTGTTGCCTCCTACCTTTTCATCATCGCTGCCATCTTGAAGATTCGCTCCACCCAAGGCCACCTCAAGGCCTTCTCCACTTGTGGCTCTCACCTGACAGCTGTCACCTTGTATTATGACTCCATTCTCTTCATTTACTCCAGGCCAACCACTAGCTATACCCTTGAACGGGATAAATTGGTGTCAGTGCTCTGTACTGTGGTGTTTCCGGTGTTGAACCCCTTGATCTATAGCTTAAGGAATAAAGATGTCAAATATGCCCTGAAGAAAATGTTAGACAGAGCAAAGTTTTCTTAA
- the LOC126080408 gene encoding olfactory receptor 9G4-like, giving the protein MEVGNRTILTEFILMGFTADTRLQLILFGIFLMAYLVTLSGNMTLVILIRIDSRLHTPMYFFIRNLSFLDLWYISVYTPKIVVNCVSEDKHISLAGCGAQVFFSCVVAYTECYLLAAMAYDRHMAICNPLLYSGTMSSSLCTGLVAGSYIGGFLNAIAHTANTFRLSFCGKNIIDHFFCDAPPLVKMSCTDTKVYEKVLLGVVGFTVLSSILTILISYFNILLAILRIHSATGRRKAFSTCVSHLISVMLFYGSLLFMYSRPSSTYSLERDKVAALFYTVVNPLLNPLIYSVRNKYVKGALRKALQTIRPQG; this is encoded by the coding sequence ATGGAAGTGGGAAATCGCACGATCCTGACTGAATTCATCTTGATGGGCTTCACAGCAGACACCCGGTTACAGCTGATTCTATTTGGAATATTTCTGATGGCCTATTTGGTAACCTTGTCAGGGAACATGACCTTGGTTATCTTAATCCGGATTGATTCCCGTCTTCACACACCTATGTACTTCTTCATACGCAATCTGTCTTTTCTAGATCTCTGGTACATCTCTGTGTATACCCCCAAAATCGTAGTTAATTGTGTCTCAGAAGATAAGCATATTTCCTTGGCTGGCTGTGGGGCCCAGGTGTTCTTTTCCTGTGTTGTAGCCTACACTGAGTGCTATCTCCTAGCAGCCATGGCGTATGACCGCCACATGGCAATTTGTAACCCCTTACTCTATTCAGGTACCATGTCCAGTTCTCTCTGTACTGGGCTAGTTGCTGGTTCCTACATTGGAGGGTTCTTGAATGCCATAGCCCATACTGCCAACACTTTCCGCCTGAGTTTCTGTGGTAAGAATATCATTgaccacttcttctgtgatgcACCACCATTGGTAAAAATGTCCTGTACCGATACAAAAGTCTATGAAAAAGTGCTTCTGGGTGTGGTGGGCTTCACAGTCCTCTCCAGCATTCTTACCATCTTGATTTCTTATTTCAACATCCTTCTGGCTATCCTGAGGATCCACTCAGCCACAGGAAGACGCAAAGCCTTCTCAACCTGTGTTTCCCACCTGATCTCAGTCATGCTCTTCTATGGGTCCTTACTCTTCATGTATTCAAGGCCTAGTTCCACCTACTCCCTGGAAAGAGACAAAGTGGCTGCCCTGTTCTACACTGTGGTGAACCCATTGCTCAACCCTCTCATCTACAGCGTGAGGAACAAATATGTCAAAGGGGCTTTGAGAAAAGCATTACAGACCATACGACCACAAGGATGA